In the Topomyia yanbarensis strain Yona2022 chromosome 3, ASM3024719v1, whole genome shotgun sequence genome, one interval contains:
- the LOC131694037 gene encoding uncharacterized protein LOC131694037 yields the protein MFPDEIAVLVKTQGPPEQRHQIVQRSSDIYTKWSFLDERGILRSRGQIGAAPYAPTEAKFPVILPNQHLITFLIVDWFHRRYHHANRETIFNEIRQRFEIPKLRRLLDKVVSKCTWCRIVKAAPTPPAMAPLPEMRLKAFVQPFTFTGLDYFGPVLVKVGRSNAKRWVALFTCLTTRAKHLEVVHSLSTESCIMAVQRFVSCRGIPKEFWSDNATCFQGTSNELKAHTEANKALVEKFTTVQTTWKFIPPATPHMGGVWERLVRSVKVATEAVLNGPRRPDDETLETILLEAESMINSRPLTYIPLEHADQEALTPNHFLLGNSSGCKFLPTKAVDCRMALRSSWKLARFITEEFWRRWLKEYLPAITRRCKWFHDVKDLEIGDLVLVVGGTARNQWIRRRIETTIPGRDGRVRQALVRTLTGIIRRPAVKLAVLDVLDESKPAPRVAELHLGLRAGVCADRTHRIGNAADRSHTARRGAAPDGGTDVRERQLRQRKGEKSAQSFEEGLPHVLHHNLLIKSPDPIHTCGTVTTYSFHWILTVTKFLKADYTKN from the exons ATGTTTCCGGACGAAATCGCCGTTCTCGTCAAAACGCAAGGACCACCCGAACAGCGTCACCAAATCGTACAGAGGTCCAGTGATATTTACACTAAATGGTCTTTCCTCGACGAAAGAGGAATCCTGCGGAGTCGAGGCCAAATCGGTGCTGCACCTTACGCGCCGACCGAAGCTAAGTTCCCTGTAATCCTCCCCAATCAACACCTAATTACCTTTTTAATTGTAGACTGGTTCCATCGTCGCTACCACCACGCCAACCGAGAGACCATCTTCAACGAAATTCGCCAACGTTTTGAAATCCCGAAGCTGAGACGGCTGTTGGACAAAGTTGTGAGCAAATGTACATGGTGTCGCATCGTGAAGGCTGCACCGACACCACCTGCCATGGCCCCGCTTCCTGAGATGCGCTTGAAGGCTTTCGTTCAACCCTTCACATTTACTGGGTTGGATTACTTCGGTCCGGTGCTGGTTAAGGTGGGCAGAAGCAATGCAAAGCGGTGGGTGGCCCTTTTCACCTGTCTCACCACCAGAGCTAAACACTTGGAGGTGGTACATTCATTGAGCACAGAGTCGTGCATCATGGCGGTCCAACGTTTTGTATCGTGCCGCGGTATACCGAAGGAGTTCTGGTCCGATAATGCGACTTGCTTCCAAGGCACGAGCAACGAGTTAAAGGCACACACCGAAGCAAACAAGGCGCTGGTCGAGAAATTCACTACGGTGCAGACTACGTGGAAGTTCATCCCACCAGCAACACCACACATGGGCGGTGTGTGGGAAAGGCTTGTTCGCTCTGTTAAGGTAGCGACTGAGGCAGTGCTGAACGGTCCTCGTCGGCCAGACGATGAGACACTCGAAACGATCCTACTTGAAGCGGAATCAATGATAAACTCAAGGCCACTCACTTATATCCCACTAGAACATGCAGATCAAGAAGCGCTGACGCCTAACCATTTTTTGTTGGGAAACTCATCCGGCTGCAAATTCCTCCCAACGAAGGCGGTGGACTGTCGTATGGCCCTTAGAAGCAGTTGGAAATTAGCCAGATTCATCACCGAAGAGTTCTGGCGCAGGTGGCTGAAGGAATACCTTCCAGCTATCACACGCAGATGCAAATGGTTCCACGACGTTAAGGATCTGGAAATCGGCGATCTGGTCTTGGTGGTTGGTGGGACGGCAAGGAACCAGTGGATTCGGAGACGGATTGAGACGACCATCCCAGGACGAGATGGCAGAGTGCGGCAAGCGTTGGTGCGAACCTTGACGGGGATCATTCGAAGACCAGCCGTGAAGCTGGCTGTGTTGGACGTCCTTGATGAAAGTAAACCTGCTCCTCGCGTTGCGGAACTTCACCTAGGTTTACGAGCAGGGGTATGTGCCGACAGAACCCATCGTATCGGCAACGCTGCCGATCGCAGTCACACTGCTCGACGCGGCGCAGCACCGGATGGTGGCACTGACGTACGAGAACGTCAGTTGAGACAACGTAAGGGTGAAAAATCTGCACAGTCATTCGAAGAAGGACTACCACATG TTCTTCATCAcaatttattaataaaatctCCAGATCCAATCCACACGTGTGGGACAGTGACGACCTATTCCTTCCACTGGATTCTTACGGTCACCAAATTT CTTAAAGCTGATTatacaaaaaattga